From a single Aspergillus puulaauensis MK2 DNA, chromosome 2, nearly complete sequence genomic region:
- a CDS encoding putative NmrA-like family protein (COG:G,M;~EggNog:ENOG410PW89;~InterPro:IPR036291,IPR008030;~PFAM:PF13460,PF05368) translates to MSLKYLITGATGGLGEQVLKYFVDNVDRSQFAAASSSDKNRARFEDLGIAFRRIDYDDEESLDSGLHGVENLLFVSTNVFDNERRDKQHRRLINAAKRAGVKHVWYTSLAFGGFSDNSKAAVQQVHLITEKLLKESGLTYTAIREGVYTEAFPVFINWYPDSTTVRLPADGEIAWTRRTELGEATARIMIRGGYENQTVLFTSEETITTKELVDILNEATSRQVKFEIVSPEEYVRVNSANDHGGKPQAFFEMVATWWQDIAKGELRTTDGLMRDVLGREPTKPRDAIKQLLAEDRDYTWHQNYARS, encoded by the exons ATGTCTCTCAAATATCTCATAACCGGCGCAACTGGTGGGCTCGGTGAGCAAGTCCTCAAATACTTTGTGGACAATGTCGACCGCTCCCAATTCGCCGCGGCATCCTCCTCGGACAAGAACAGGGCTCGCTTTGAAGACCTCGGAATCGCGTTCCGGCGTATCGAttacgacgacgaagaatcGCTCGATTCGGGATTACatggtgttgagaatctgCTTTTCGTGAGCACGAATGTCTTCGATAATGAGCGACGTGATAAGCAGCATCGACGGCTCATAAATGCTGCCAAGCGAGCGGGCGTGAAGCATGTCTGGTATACATCGCTTGCGTTTGGTGGCTTCTCGGATAACTCCAAGGCTGCTGTTCAGCAAGTCCATCTCATCACAGAGAAACTTCTTAAGGA ATCCGGTCTCACCTACACTGCCATCCGCGAAGGCGTGTACACAGAAGCCTTCCCTGTCTTCATTAACTGGTATCCAGACTCTACAACCGTCCGACTCCCTGCAGACGGAGAGATAGCCTGGACTCGACGCACAGAACTCGGCGAAGCAACCGCCCGAATCATGATCCGCGGCGGCTACGAGAACCAAACCGTGCTGTTTACTTCAGAAGAGACTATCACCACGAAAGAGCTGGTGGATATCCTCAATGAGGCGACGTCTCGGCAGGTGAAATTCGAGATTGTCTCGCCTGAGGAGTATGTTCGTGTGAACAGTGCGAATGATCACGGCGGGAAACCACAGGCGTTCTTTGAAATGGTTGCGACGTGGTGGCAGGATATTGCAAAGGGGGAACTTCGTACCACGGACGGGCTAATGCGAGATGTTCTTGGGAGAGAGCCGACGAAGCCGCGGGATGCTATTAAGCAATTGCTGGCTGAGGATAGGGATTATACCTGGCATCAAAACTATGCGCGATCATAA